The following are encoded together in the Chaetodon auriga isolate fChaAug3 chromosome 4, fChaAug3.hap1, whole genome shotgun sequence genome:
- the synpo2b gene encoding synaptopodin 2b isoform X2 — protein MEALPETKGKGVLMFAQRRQRMDEIVSEREELRSKAIPVETLTESSEAQNVYDAKEMYVHTDQANYMDVNLKQHVEYQENIEHMNQLSNVSRPLVPNRTAKPFQGFQDSTAAAVMPGGVAPVTKKHEPRFRVPVLINTNPEVWSPTGDIIASRDERISVPAIKTVILPESKRKVSNKEPSTQAQNLCLQTKGERRSYIESEEDCFSLGAEACNFMQPRTIKLKNPPPVAPKPTINPTCPPWMRRSPSGEHYIPPRSPVSQPSHSPVGPRSQHYLEQQDWAQPQQMANHWAPDQTQATLQTHANSWAPVNSSSQLLQPTTNSWSQQPPRSPGFGRNRSLSLPKRLSSVPSPGLLSPVSTPGIHSSFLPTQRQTSFQEKVYKPLSPWEAASRSPIGSVDEAFVFHGLSSSVASDVKAAGRCRSLPEPPEEWKRRVSLDSAPVSLGRYHAAPAFQAPSISRTFSPEKPTFYGPPFRPAQPLKLPSRAGVGYVGRGSGSQYSPLHSAVQRS, from the exons ATGGAAGCGCTACCAGAAACAAAAGGGAAGGGCGTTTTGATGTTTGCCCAACGCCGCCAACGGATGGATGAAATCGTGTCAGAACGTGAAGAGCTGAGGAGTAAAGCAATACCTGTGGAGACATTAACAGAAAGTTCAGAGGCACAGAACGTTTATGACGCTAAGGAAATGTACGTGCATACTGATCAGGCTAACTACATGGATGTAAATCTTAAACAGCATGTAGAATACCAAGAAAATATCGAACACATGAATCAACTATCCAACGTGTCAAGACCCTTGGTGCCAAACAGAACTGCGAAGCCTTTCCAAGGATTTCaagacagcacagcagctgctgtcatgcCCGGGGGTGTCGCTCCAGTGACAAAGAAGCATGAGCCGAGATTCAGAGTACCTGTGCTTATTAATACTAACCCAGAGGTTTGGTCCCCAACTGGAGACATCATAGCCTCAAGAGATGAGCGAATATCTGTGCCAGCAATCAAGACCGTCATCCTACCAGAGTCCAAACGAAAAGTCTCTAACAAAGAGCCATCCACGCAGGCACAAAATCTTTGCCTTCAAACCAAAGGGGAAAGGAGGTCTTACATTGAGTCAGAGGAGGACTGTTTTAGTCTCGGTGCTGAAGCTTGCAACTTCATGCAACCCAGAACAATAAAACTCAAGAATCCCCCTCCAGTTGCCCCAAAACCTACCATCAACCCAACCTGCCCACCTTGGATGAGAAGGAGCCCCTCTGGTGAGCACTATATTCCACCAAGAAGTCCGGTTTCACAACCCTCTCACAGTCCTGTGGGGCCTCGTAGTCAGCATTACTTAGAGCAGCAAGATTGGGCTCAGCCTCAACAGATGGCCAACCATTGGGCACCAGATCAAACTCAGGCAACACTTCAAACACATGCCAATTCCTGGGCTCCAGTCAACTCCTCTTCTCAGCTTCTTCAGCCAACCACAAATAGCTGGAGTCAACAGCCACCACGATCCCCT GGATTTGGTAGAAATCGCTCCCTGAGTCTGCCCAAGCGCCTCAGTTCAGTGCCTTCTCCTGGACTTCTGTCACCTGTGAGCACACCTGGAATCCACTCATCATTTCTGCCCACGCAGAGGCAAACGTCCTTTCAAGAGAAAGTCTACAAGCCACTGTCGCCATGGGAGGCAGCATCCAGAAGCCCCATCGGTTCAGTGGACGAGGCCTTCGTGTTTCACGGCCTCTCGTCATCTGTTGCCTCCGACGTCAAAGCTGCAGGACGCTGCAGATCTCTGCCGGAGCCTCCGGAGGAATGGAAGCGCAGGGTGTCTCTGGATTCTGCACCTGTCAGTTTGGGCCGTTACCACGCAGCCCCGGCTTTTCAGGCGCCGTCCATCAGCAGGACATTTTCACCTGAGAAACCAACCTTCTACGGGCCTCCCTTCAGACCCGCCCAGCCCCTGAAGCTCCCCAGCAGGGCCGGCGTTGGATATGTGGGACGAGGCTCCGGTTCACAGTATTCTCCCTTACATAGTGCAGTCCAGAGGAGCTAA
- the myoz2b gene encoding myozenin-2b, with protein sequence MDLGKKLSTPKDIMLEELSLLSNRGSRLFKMRQRRSDKYTFESIQNEANAQLSNDILTENTHSVEIKVDPPANGNAANQGHPDSTAEMAKSYHSPWEQAILSDPDLAETLKLRMPAPDPRPDLPEYKSFNRVATPFGGFDKAPRAITFKLPEVDLNPPTYPELQDPGLKRPTFNRTAQGWISEGTHLILPTITLEPVKVPESDDL encoded by the exons ATGGATCTCGGAAAGAAGCTCAGCACTCCCAAAGACATCATGTTGGAGGAGTTATCGTTGCTTTCCAACAGAGGGTCCCGGCTTTTCAAAATGCGCCAGAGGAGATCTGACAAATACACCTTTGAAAGTATCCAGAATGAGGCGAACGCACAGCTCAGT AACGACATTTTAACGGAGAACACACACAGCGTGGAAATTAAAGTGGATCCGCCAGCCAATGGAAATGCTGCTAATCAAGGACATCCAG ACTCGACCGCAGAGATGGCCAAGTCCTACCACTCCCCCTGGGAGCAGGCGATCCTCAGCGACCCCGACCTCGCCGAAACCCTCAAACTCAGAATGCCGGCACCAGACCCCCGGCCAGATCTTCCCGAGTACAAAAGCTTTAACCG GGTGGCCACTCCGTTCGGTGGCTTTGACAAAGCTCCCAGAGCGATCACGTTCAAGCTGCCTGAGGTGGACCTGAACCCGCCCACTTACCCAGAGCTGCAGGATCCGGGTTTAAAGCGGCCCACCTTCAACAGGACAGCCCAGGGGTGGATATCTGAGGGCACCCATCTGATCCTCCCCACCATCACCCTGGAACCCGTCAAAGTCCCAGAGTCTGACGACCTGTAG
- the synpo2b gene encoding synaptopodin 2b isoform X1, producing the protein MEPEAEDPDNNDNLVPWSGSDGSQELCVSESLAESYYEDEASDAEYPLDPQPAHIPKSDLKSPERRQSQDWESAGERQSMPEFSGSEEDVSYQEEEDIYLSESRESIPESPHIRPSPTSLSPHPQRPESEPQTGQISRPRSQSSSSSLGCAADMTLALTLTTEQPLGASNSQGSGTGNRRVESSEEGGSSEAPPASVFFGISGEGAEQAEKWNSESDTDLCRPDSHRARHTRLSHIESQSERQVKENKSKCKRIARLLTDAPNPQNKGALLFKKRRQRVKKYTLVSYGTGDNEPDCEDQIETEEVRSAGYNFVATSESELEEEYSVCRQQHNLSLNWGSVREMEALPETKGKGVLMFAQRRQRMDEIVSEREELRSKAIPVETLTESSEAQNVYDAKEMYVHTDQANYMDVNLKQHVEYQENIEHMNQLSNVSRPLVPNRTAKPFQGFQDSTAAAVMPGGVAPVTKKHEPRFRVPVLINTNPEVWSPTGDIIASRDERISVPAIKTVILPESKRKVSNKEPSTQAQNLCLQTKGERRSYIESEEDCFSLGAEACNFMQPRTIKLKNPPPVAPKPTINPTCPPWMRRSPSGEHYIPPRSPVSQPSHSPVGPRSQHYLEQQDWAQPQQMANHWAPDQTQATLQTHANSWAPVNSSSQLLQPTTNSWSQQPPRSPVSMPACSPTYSPHHPPSSPRNKSESAPHSVASCPPQAGKPYIHASKASQASPKGRVSDRGTNRAGDGPTMAGKGAELFAKRQSRMEKFVVDAETVQANKTRSSSPVSSLPGHWRYSSNVRAPPPLSYNPLLAPFYPPSATKQPQSTSPKTKPKTKEKPKAAPKQLNTLDIMKHQPYHLDSSLFKYDAVPEAKSPNPKPTPVSKFEVTKSRKLRSAPSYSTYNASGLAVQSEAEVPAKSPVSVSSQNSSARQNTGSAEPLATDKHLDEKHTVTPAAHHTTSEQAPSARPASTSSQQSSIGDSIASAYSPASLIARGARQMAPWPKFSAKKPVVTGAHWRPVAMLH; encoded by the exons ATGGAACCAGAAGCTGAAGACCCAGACAACAATGATAACTTGGTCCCTTGGTCTGGTTCAGATGGTTCCCAGGaactgtgtgtctctgagtcctTGGCAGAGTCCTACTATGAAGATGAGGCCAGTGATGCAGAGTACCCCTTAGACCCTCAGCCTGCTCATATCCCAAAGTCTGACCTCAAGTCCCCAGAACGCCGCCAATCACAAGACTGGGAATCTGCAGGTGAACGACAGTCCATGCCTGAATTTAGTGGAAGTGAAGAGGATGTTTCATAccaagaagaggaggacatCTACCTGAGTGAATCAAGAGAGTCCATTCCAGAATCTCCTCACATTCGACCCTCACCAACATCATTGTCTCCACACCCACAGCGGCCTGAATCCGAGCCTCAAACTGGACAGATATCAAGGCCACGTTCCCagtcatcttcctcctctcttggCTGTGCTGCTGATATGACCCTGGCCTTGACCCTGACCACAGAACAACCCCTGGGAGCCAGTAATAGCCAGGGCTCAGGCACTGGGAACAGGAGGGTTGAATCctcagaggaaggagggagtaGTGAAGCACCTCCTGCTTCTGTCTTCTTTGGAATTTCAGGCGAGGGTGCTGAGCAGGCAGAGAAGTGGAACTCTGAGTCTGACACAGATCTGTGCAGACCGGACAGCCACAGGGCAAGGCACACAC GGCTCAGTCACATCGAGAGCCAATCAGAAAGACAGGTCAAGGAGAACAAATCTAAATGTAAGCGAATTGCTCGGCTTCTAACAGATGCACCCAACCCTCAAAATAAGGGGGCCTTGCTCTTTAAGAAACGCCGCCAGAGGGTTAAGAAGTATACTCTTGTGAGTTACGGGACTGGTGATAACGAGCCTGACTGCGAAGACCAAATAGAAACTGAAGAAGTCAGATCAGCTGGGTATAACTTTGTGGCAACAAGTGAATCAGAGTTAGAGGAGGAGTACTCTGTTTGTCGGCAGCAGCATAATTTGAGTCTTAATTGGGGAAGTGTTCGAGAAATGGAAGCGCTACCAGAAACAAAAGGGAAGGGCGTTTTGATGTTTGCCCAACGCCGCCAACGGATGGATGAAATCGTGTCAGAACGTGAAGAGCTGAGGAGTAAAGCAATACCTGTGGAGACATTAACAGAAAGTTCAGAGGCACAGAACGTTTATGACGCTAAGGAAATGTACGTGCATACTGATCAGGCTAACTACATGGATGTAAATCTTAAACAGCATGTAGAATACCAAGAAAATATCGAACACATGAATCAACTATCCAACGTGTCAAGACCCTTGGTGCCAAACAGAACTGCGAAGCCTTTCCAAGGATTTCaagacagcacagcagctgctgtcatgcCCGGGGGTGTCGCTCCAGTGACAAAGAAGCATGAGCCGAGATTCAGAGTACCTGTGCTTATTAATACTAACCCAGAGGTTTGGTCCCCAACTGGAGACATCATAGCCTCAAGAGATGAGCGAATATCTGTGCCAGCAATCAAGACCGTCATCCTACCAGAGTCCAAACGAAAAGTCTCTAACAAAGAGCCATCCACGCAGGCACAAAATCTTTGCCTTCAAACCAAAGGGGAAAGGAGGTCTTACATTGAGTCAGAGGAGGACTGTTTTAGTCTCGGTGCTGAAGCTTGCAACTTCATGCAACCCAGAACAATAAAACTCAAGAATCCCCCTCCAGTTGCCCCAAAACCTACCATCAACCCAACCTGCCCACCTTGGATGAGAAGGAGCCCCTCTGGTGAGCACTATATTCCACCAAGAAGTCCGGTTTCACAACCCTCTCACAGTCCTGTGGGGCCTCGTAGTCAGCATTACTTAGAGCAGCAAGATTGGGCTCAGCCTCAACAGATGGCCAACCATTGGGCACCAGATCAAACTCAGGCAACACTTCAAACACATGCCAATTCCTGGGCTCCAGTCAACTCCTCTTCTCAGCTTCTTCAGCCAACCACAAATAGCTGGAGTCAACAGCCACCACGATCCCCTGTGAGTATGCCCGCCTGCAGTCCTACTTACAGCCCACATCACCCACCTTCATCACCAAGGAATAAGTCAGAGAGTGCTCCACACTCAGTTGCCTCTTGCCCTCCACAAGCAGGGAAGCCATACATCCACGCATCAAAAGCATCACAGGCTTCCCCAAAGGGCCGAGTCTCAGACAGAGGTACTAATCGAGCTGGTGATGGTCCAACTATGGCGGGAAAAGGTGCAGAGTTGTTTGCCAAAAGACAGTCCCGCATGGAGAAGTTTGTTGTTGATGCTGAAACAGTGCAAGCTAACAAAACAAGATCCTCATCCCCAGTCTCATCCCTCCCCGGCCATTGGAGATATTCTTCCAATGTTCGTGCCCCTCCTCCTTTATCATACAATCCCCTTCTTGCTCCTTTCTACCCTCCATCAGCAACCAAGCAACCCCAGTCCACAAGCCCCAAAACCAAGCCAAAGACCAAAGAGAAACCTAAAGCAGCCCCAAAACAGCTCAACACCTTAGATATTATGAAACATCAGCCCTATCATTTGGACTCGTCATTGTTCAAGTATGATGCAGTCCCTGAGGCCAAAAGCCCCAACCCCAAACCAACACCAGTGTCAAAGTTTGAGGTTACCAAAAGCCGTAAACTTAGATCTGCCCCTTCTTATTCTACTTATAATGCCTCTGGGCTGGCTGTTCAAAGCGAGGCAGAAGTCCCTGCTAAGTCTCCTGTATCGGTAAGTTCCCAAAATTCTTCTGCCCGCCAAAACACAGGATCAGCTGAGCCTCTTGCAACTGACAAGCACTTGGATGAAAAGCACActgtcacacctgcagctcatcacacaaCCAGCGAGCAAGCACCAAGCGCCCGACCTGCAAGCACATCCTCCCAACAGTCATCTATTGGTGACAGCATAGCTTCAGCTTATTCTCCTGCATCTCTTATTGCTAGGGGCGCACGTCAAATGGCACCTTGGCCAAAATTCTCCGCTAAGAAGCCAGTGGTGACAGGCGCACACTGGAGGCCTGTTGCCATGCTTCATTAG